The Phragmites australis chromosome 15, lpPhrAust1.1, whole genome shotgun sequence genome window below encodes:
- the LOC133893329 gene encoding mitochondrial pyruvate carrier 4-like codes for MTSKFQAFWNHPAGPKTIHFWAPTFKWGISIANIADFAKPPEKISYPQQVAVACTGIIWSRYSMVITPKNWNLFSVNVAMAGTGLYQLSRKIRQDYFSEENDAAASLEG; via the exons ATGACTTCGAAGTTCCAAGCCTTTTGGAACCATCCTGCTGGCCCCAAAACCA TTCATTTCTGGGCTCCAACATTTAAATGGGGTATCAGCATCGCCAACATTGCTGACTTTGCTAAACCACCTGAAAAAATATCCTATCCCCAGCAAGTTG CTGTGGCTTGCACTGGAATCATCTGGTCCCGCTACAGCATGGTTATCACACCA AAAAACTGGAATCTGTTCAGTGTTAACGTTGCAATGGCCGGTACAGGCCTGTATCAGCTTTCACGTAAAATAAG GCAAGACTACTTTTCTGAAGAAAATGATGCTGCTGCCTCACTGgaaggatga
- the LOC133893161 gene encoding uncharacterized protein LOC133893161, whose amino-acid sequence MKLCMCFGGTAAVVDDDAADEAVVPARHRAQRRRLSFRGKFLSGNGRKKKPSSVSPSEAKKQGVDADDVYGVIGEGTASVASSAPLSSAESLDSASSSSSRSSTASSWSSSTFSEVLPPTAVKRQAKGSSPAAGAAAVVLCLLMVVFCGRVGATLLTSTALYLFPRRWPATVPKADDEEFPESDAVSVTSSEAVEETVKRKVVMEGFWVRNRKK is encoded by the coding sequence ATGAAGCTCTGCATGTGCTTCGGTGGCACGGCGGCCGTCGTGGACGACGACGCGGCCGACGAGGCGGTGGTACCAGCTCGCCACCGTGCCCAGCGCCGAAGGTTGTCGTTCCGGGGGAAGTTCTTGTCCGGCAACGGAAGGAAGAAGAAACCGTCGTCGGTGTCGCCATCCGAGGCGAAGAAGCAGGGCGTGGACGCCGACGACGTCTACGGCGTGATTGGCGAGGGTACGGCGTCGGTGGCGTCCTCGGCGCCGCTGAGCTCCGCTGAGTCGTTGGACTcggcctcctcgtcgtcgtcccgCTCATCGACCGCATCGTCCTGGTCGTCGTCGACGTTCTCAGAGGTGCTGCCTCCGACCGCGGTGAAGCGGCAGGCGAAGGGGTCGTCaccggcggcgggcgcggcggccgtgGTGCTGTGCCTCCTGATGGTGGTGTTCTGTGGCCGGGTCGGGGCGACGCTGCTCACATCCACGGCGCTCTACCTTTTCCCGCGGCGGTGGCCGGCCACGGTGCCGAAGGCGGACGATGAGGAGTTCCCGGAGAGCGACGCCGTGTCGGTGACGTCCAGCGAGGCGGTGGAGGAAACAGTGAAGAGGAAGGTGGTTATGGAGGGGTTCTGGGTGAGAAACCGCAAGAAGTGA